A stretch of the Pirellulales bacterium genome encodes the following:
- the ppk2 gene encoding polyphosphate kinase 2 — translation MNPDTIEEHKEKKKNKKKKKHALLAATTDESVAGNGSNGHAELVLRGDRKAKRHKIDNEFYEKELARLQIELVKLQAWIKHEGLKVVVLFEGRDAAGKGGVIKRITEPLNPRLCRVVALSSPTEREKTSWYFQRYAAHLPSAGEMVLLDRSWYNRAGVEHVMGFCTEQEYQEFLRSCPEFEQMLIRSGIILVKYWFSVSDVEQERRFQGRMHDVTRSWKLSPMDIESRARWIEYSHAKDRMFAHTDTKQSPWRVVKADNKKCARLNCIRHLLSVIPYQDLTPTPLELPPRPPATDYVRPPMEDQTFVPEIY, via the coding sequence ATGAACCCCGATACTATCGAAGAACACAAGGAAAAGAAGAAGAACAAGAAGAAGAAAAAGCATGCCCTATTAGCGGCTACAACAGACGAGAGCGTGGCTGGCAATGGCTCGAATGGGCACGCCGAGTTGGTCCTGCGCGGAGATCGAAAGGCCAAGCGGCACAAAATCGACAATGAGTTCTACGAGAAGGAGTTGGCGCGGCTGCAGATCGAACTGGTCAAGTTGCAGGCGTGGATCAAACACGAGGGGCTGAAGGTCGTCGTGCTGTTCGAAGGGCGCGACGCAGCCGGCAAGGGGGGCGTGATCAAGCGAATCACAGAGCCTCTTAATCCGCGGCTGTGTCGCGTGGTTGCGTTGAGCAGTCCGACCGAGCGGGAGAAAACGAGCTGGTACTTCCAACGCTATGCGGCCCATTTGCCGTCAGCCGGGGAAATGGTCCTGTTGGACCGCAGTTGGTACAACCGCGCGGGTGTCGAGCATGTGATGGGTTTTTGTACCGAGCAGGAGTATCAGGAGTTTCTGCGTAGTTGCCCCGAGTTCGAGCAAATGCTAATACGCTCGGGAATCATCCTGGTGAAGTATTGGTTCTCGGTCAGCGACGTCGAGCAGGAACGTCGATTTCAGGGGCGGATGCACGACGTGACGCGGAGTTGGAAATTGAGCCCGATGGATATCGAGTCACGGGCCCGGTGGATCGAATACTCGCACGCCAAGGACCGAATGTTCGCCCATACCGATACCAAACAGTCTCCGTGGCGTGTGGTCAAAGCCGACAACAAGAAGTGCGCTCGGTTGAATTGCATCCGACATTTGTTGAGCGTGATTCCGTATCAAGATCTCACGCCTACGCCGTTGGAACTGCCACCACGTCCGCCGGCGACCGACTACGTTCGTCCGCCGATGGAGGACCAAACGTTCGTGCCGGAAATCTACTGA
- a CDS encoding nucleoside monophosphate kinase — MRKYIIMGVQGCGKGTQAKLLAEQFGLVHICVGDIFRWHIQSKTKLAARIARLTNAGELVGDDIVEEIVRGRLDQHDWNYGYILDGFPRNRRQAEFFLESYDIDAVIQIDLADEIVLQRVLNRRVCGKCGLDFNLIFHRPVDPEVCDVCGGSLLARADDNAEALQTRLRDYHGKTKPILELFSRKELIVQVDGSRSTTDVQDEIRQRLGLG; from the coding sequence ATGCGCAAATACATCATCATGGGGGTGCAGGGCTGCGGCAAAGGCACGCAGGCTAAGCTGTTGGCGGAGCAATTCGGTTTGGTACATATTTGCGTAGGGGACATTTTTCGCTGGCACATTCAAAGCAAGACAAAGCTAGCGGCTCGGATCGCCCGACTGACGAATGCCGGCGAGCTGGTGGGCGATGACATTGTCGAGGAGATCGTCCGTGGCCGCCTGGACCAGCACGATTGGAACTACGGCTACATTTTGGATGGCTTCCCGCGCAATCGTCGGCAAGCTGAGTTCTTTCTGGAAAGTTACGATATTGACGCGGTTATCCAGATCGACCTGGCCGACGAAATCGTCCTACAGCGCGTTCTGAACCGTCGGGTCTGCGGCAAATGTGGTCTCGACTTCAACCTGATCTTTCATCGGCCGGTGGATCCAGAAGTGTGCGACGTGTGCGGCGGATCGCTGCTGGCTCGGGCCGACGACAACGCGGAGGCGCTGCAAACTCGGCTTCGCGACTACCACGGCAAGACTAAGCCGATCCTCGAGCTTTTCAGCCGAAAAGAGTTGATCGTGCAGGTGGACGGATCACGCTCGACCACTGACGTGCAAGATGAAATCCGCCAGCGGTTGGGGCTGGGTTGA
- a CDS encoding nuclear transport factor 2 family protein, which produces MHTDITHNLPKIIVDHIAACNAHDIEAWMATFAPDAMLNDFQREFVGTEAIRGFADAEIFGANVNMDVQQAWDHHSDVTVHARVDGTYDKTGLPDPLILSFYFTLRSGRITQLVIIHNKSMVKA; this is translated from the coding sequence TTGCACACCGATATCACTCATAACCTGCCAAAGATCATCGTCGACCACATCGCCGCCTGTAATGCCCACGACATCGAGGCCTGGATGGCGACGTTCGCTCCAGACGCCATGCTTAACGACTTCCAACGTGAGTTCGTAGGCACAGAGGCCATCCGCGGCTTCGCCGACGCTGAAATCTTTGGAGCGAATGTGAACATGGACGTCCAGCAGGCCTGGGATCACCACAGCGATGTCACGGTGCATGCACGCGTCGACGGGACCTACGACAAGACGGGCCTGCCCGACCCGTTGATCTTGAGCTTCTATTTCACCCTCCGGAGCGGCCGGATCACTCAGCTCGTCATCATTCACAACAAATCGATGGTGAAGGCATGA
- a CDS encoding RNA polymerase sigma factor has protein sequence MFNPFIESVGNDSADAELVEQAKNGDRAALERLVLRHQAWIYNIAVRMVCHPHDAEEVTQEVLVKVITKLSTFKGESAFRTWLYRIAANHVLNMKRQRVETEELTFTTYGAAIDDTPDLELPDPKSVPVEVPLLIEETKISCTTGMLLCLDRKQRLIFTLGEILGISDRVGGDVLEMKPDNFRQCLVRARRDLYSFMNNQCGLVNRNNPCRCAKKTRGFIEAGHVDPQHLWFVPQHIERVKDAAAKTVREIEDVVERQHAAIYRDHPFLQPVDQTIWLRQLLTNQQVRAALHLN, from the coding sequence GTGTTCAATCCATTTATTGAAAGCGTTGGGAATGATTCGGCTGATGCGGAGCTGGTTGAGCAGGCGAAGAACGGTGACCGCGCCGCGTTGGAAAGGCTAGTCCTACGGCATCAGGCATGGATTTACAACATCGCTGTCCGCATGGTCTGCCACCCACACGACGCCGAAGAGGTCACCCAGGAGGTGCTCGTCAAGGTCATCACCAAGCTCAGCACCTTCAAAGGTGAAAGCGCGTTTCGCACCTGGCTCTACCGCATCGCGGCCAACCACGTCCTGAATATGAAACGCCAGAGGGTGGAGACAGAAGAGTTGACGTTCACCACGTATGGCGCGGCCATTGACGACACACCCGACCTGGAGCTGCCGGATCCGAAAAGCGTGCCGGTCGAGGTACCACTTTTGATCGAAGAGACCAAGATCAGTTGTACGACAGGCATGCTGCTCTGCCTGGACCGCAAGCAACGCCTGATTTTTACGCTTGGCGAAATCCTCGGCATCAGCGACAGGGTTGGTGGCGATGTTCTGGAAATGAAGCCCGACAACTTCCGCCAGTGCCTAGTCCGTGCGCGCCGCGACCTCTACAGCTTCATGAACAATCAGTGCGGCCTGGTGAATAGGAATAATCCCTGCCGCTGTGCGAAAAAGACCCGGGGCTTTATCGAGGCGGGGCACGTCGATCCCCAGCATCTGTGGTTCGTTCCTCAGCACATTGAGCGAGTCAAAGATGCCGCCGCCAAAACGGTCCGAGAGATCGAGGACGTTGTTGAACGCCAGCACGCGGCTATTTATCGCGACCATCCATTCTTGCAGCCAGTGGATCAGACCATTTGGCTCAGGCAGCTGCTGACAAACCAGCAAGTCCGCGCCGCGCTCCATCTTAACTGA
- a CDS encoding polyhydroxyalkanoic acid system family protein, producing the protein MTKQVSATIPHSLGKEEARRRLQEGFARIRQQLSGGLAGMLAFHDRWDGDRLYFEGGAIGQKISGRLDVLADSVQIQLDLPNVLALIAEQFTGRLKKETQVLLENK; encoded by the coding sequence ATGACGAAACAAGTTTCCGCAACGATCCCCCATTCGCTCGGCAAGGAAGAGGCGCGCCGCCGGCTACAAGAAGGTTTCGCTAGGATTCGGCAGCAGCTCAGCGGTGGCCTGGCAGGAATGCTCGCATTTCATGACCGGTGGGACGGCGACCGCCTGTATTTTGAGGGAGGCGCCATCGGGCAAAAAATCAGCGGCCGGTTGGACGTTCTCGCAGACTCAGTTCAGATTCAGTTGGATCTTCCGAACGTACTCGCCCTGATCGCCGAGCAATTCACCGGTCGGCTGAAAAAAGAGACTCAAGTGCTCTTAGAGAACAAATAA
- a CDS encoding potassium transporter Kup produces the protein MMATDLNDLPGSRHAKAPRDSRAETNSRWFILAIAALGVVFGDIGTSPLYAIRECFHGAHALEVSPGNILGMLSLIFWALTLIISLKYLVFILRADNQGEGGILALVAMLNPRMKTSPRRGIIVVLGLAGATFLYADGMITPAISVLSAVEGLELATPVFGPYVELIAVVILVGLFCLQARGTATVGALFGPLMFAWFVLIGALGIWHIAQRPDILGAIDPSHAWSFFQQNGKAGFIVLGTVFLVVTGGEALYADIGHFGKLPIRISWFTLVFPALLLNYFGQGSLLMNDPSAAKNPFFWMAPDWALYPLIAIATGAAVIASQAIITGAFSLTLQAIQLGYCPPLRIEHTSSEHIGQIYIPTVNWMLMFATIALVLGFHNSTNLAAAYGVAITITMVITTILFFVLIKDHWKWPVGVAILLAGFFLIIDLSFFSANLIKVAHGGWFPLLIAATVYLLMSTWHDGRQRLAARIHPARPSLESFIAGLEADPPTRVDGTAIFMASTRTCTPLALQNNVLHNHVLHERNLIVTVETAARPFVPPRERLETEKVREDITRAVLTYGFKDEPNVPQDLLPLTSGLDLSTLSYFVGRETAVSKHTSIFYNWREKLFSWMSRNANAAPMYFHLPAERVIEIGAEAVL, from the coding sequence ATGATGGCGACGGATTTGAATGATCTCCCAGGCAGTCGCCACGCAAAGGCACCCCGCGACAGTCGCGCAGAAACGAACAGCCGCTGGTTCATACTCGCTATCGCGGCCTTGGGCGTGGTTTTTGGCGACATCGGCACCAGCCCGCTTTATGCGATCCGGGAATGCTTTCACGGCGCCCACGCCTTGGAAGTGTCGCCGGGGAATATCTTGGGAATGTTGTCGCTCATCTTCTGGGCGCTGACGCTGATCATTTCGCTCAAGTATCTCGTGTTCATCCTGAGAGCGGACAATCAAGGTGAAGGAGGCATCTTAGCGCTTGTGGCCATGCTAAATCCCCGTATGAAGACCAGCCCCCGGCGAGGGATCATCGTCGTACTCGGTCTGGCGGGAGCCACGTTCCTGTACGCGGATGGCATGATCACTCCAGCGATTTCGGTCCTGAGCGCTGTCGAAGGGCTCGAACTGGCCACGCCTGTCTTCGGGCCCTACGTCGAACTGATCGCCGTGGTGATCTTGGTCGGTCTTTTCTGCCTGCAAGCCCGGGGGACGGCGACGGTTGGCGCCCTGTTTGGACCTTTGATGTTTGCTTGGTTCGTGTTGATCGGCGCGCTCGGCATCTGGCATATCGCCCAGCGTCCAGACATCCTGGGCGCTATCGATCCCAGTCACGCCTGGAGCTTTTTTCAGCAGAATGGCAAGGCCGGCTTCATCGTTCTCGGGACGGTGTTTCTGGTGGTGACCGGCGGTGAAGCGCTCTATGCGGATATTGGCCATTTCGGAAAATTGCCAATTCGCATCTCTTGGTTCACGTTGGTGTTCCCAGCCTTGCTACTGAATTATTTTGGCCAAGGATCATTATTGATGAACGATCCTTCGGCCGCGAAGAATCCATTTTTTTGGATGGCTCCGGACTGGGCCCTGTACCCTTTGATCGCGATTGCGACAGGGGCGGCCGTCATTGCCTCGCAAGCGATCATTACCGGCGCATTCTCACTGACATTGCAGGCCATTCAACTTGGCTATTGCCCTCCGCTGCGCATCGAACACACGTCATCCGAGCACATTGGCCAAATCTATATTCCCACGGTCAATTGGATGTTGATGTTCGCGACAATTGCGCTGGTCTTGGGGTTTCACAATTCTACCAATCTGGCTGCTGCCTACGGCGTGGCGATTACGATCACCATGGTGATCACCACCATCTTGTTCTTCGTGCTGATCAAAGATCACTGGAAATGGCCTGTAGGTGTGGCAATCCTACTGGCCGGATTCTTTCTGATCATCGACCTGTCGTTCTTTAGCGCCAATCTTATCAAGGTCGCGCATGGCGGCTGGTTTCCTTTGCTGATTGCAGCCACGGTGTACCTGTTGATGAGCACCTGGCACGATGGCCGACAACGACTCGCGGCGCGCATTCATCCTGCCAGGCCCTCACTCGAGTCTTTCATCGCGGGGCTCGAGGCCGATCCTCCGACCCGGGTCGACGGCACGGCCATTTTTATGGCAAGTACGCGGACATGCACACCGTTGGCTCTGCAGAACAATGTGCTGCACAATCACGTTTTGCACGAGCGGAATCTTATCGTGACCGTCGAAACCGCGGCGCGCCCCTTTGTGCCGCCGCGGGAACGGCTCGAAACCGAAAAGGTTCGTGAGGACATCACCCGCGCCGTTCTCACCTACGGCTTCAAGGACGAACCGAACGTCCCACAAGATTTGCTGCCCTTAACGTCCGGGCTCGATCTCTCGACGTTGAGCTACTTTGTCGGTCGCGAGACCGCGGTGTCGAAGCATACCTCGATCTTCTACAATTGGCGTGAGAAGCTGTTCTCGTGGATGTCGCGGAATGCGAATGCCGCTCCGATGTATTTTCACTTGCCCGCGGAACGCGTGATCGAAATCGGCGCCGAGGCCGTGTTGTAA